The Salvia miltiorrhiza cultivar Shanhuang (shh) chromosome 2, IMPLAD_Smil_shh, whole genome shotgun sequence DNA window ctttcaagaatttgtgTGTTATATCCTCATTATTTGCATCCAATTTGGAGTGTGAGTAAATTTGAAGCATACCCGAGCATAGTGTTGATCTGCCGATTTCAGAACTTATGCCTGGGCTTAGTGTTTCATTGACTAATGAAAAATTGAAGCATATGCATGTATGACACAACTTATTACCAACCAAAGTCAACTTtgaacccccccccccccccctcctcTATGGTGAAAGCACATCTATCATAACTTCATGTAATTAACAGAGTTAGATGACAGAGTTTATAACTGTTATTGTTTCTCATCATTTTGTAGGCTTTGAAGCTTGAAGAGTTTGGTGTAAATGCTTTAGATGCACCTAATGTATGTTATTTACGAGATGTGGCCGATGCGGACAGACTTGTAGATGTGATGCGATCTTGCAGTGGTGGACATGCTGTTGTTATTGGTGGTGGCTATATTGGAATGGAATGTGCTGCATCTTTGGTGATAAACAGCTTAAATGTGACTATGGTCTTTCCAGAGGCACAGTGTAGTAAGTAGTTTTCTTATATTTTCTATATTcttcatttcatttttattatgcattaaattttattgttttgggTCATGCTGCCAGATATGATATGTTAAAGAGTGGAACACCTCTCTGTCTCTCGCGCGTGCGCACGcgcacaccacacacacactctCTACTGTTTCAAATGAGAACTCATCTTAGTTATACTAATTGGGGAACTATTTCCGTTAATCTTCCTATGCAATGTTTTCATATTCTGGCTTCTGCAGTGGCCCGCTTATTCACCCCCAAGATTGCGGCTTTCTATGAAGAATTTTATCAGTCCAAAGGGGTGAAGTTTGTCAAAGGAACTGTCTTGACATCATTCGATTTTAACGCTGATGGGAAGGTATTACTGTTCTTCCCTTTGCTTGTTTAATTCTTTCCAACTTCTGAGGTACTCAAGGTGGGCGCTCCATTGGTAGCATCATTATGGCCCAGTTTCAAGCTGGCACATTATTTTATAAggaaattcaaaagaaaattttcACCCTTGAGAGTGAATTTTGAGGAAACAATGTTTTTGGAAGATTCAAGGTTACTACATTACTATGTAAAGGTCCAAATGAAAAGTTAAGTTGGGTAATGTGTTTGTCACATTATAGTTTTCACTTGTTTGGTTATCCGAATATATGAAATCAGATACTAAACAACTCTCGGTTAGGGTATGAGCCAGTTAGCCATTTAGTAACAGAAGACAATCGTATATGAAATGTTCAAGTATGATACGGCTTCATCTGTCTCCAACAAGATATTCTTACACTTGCATTGGCCTACTCTTTTAATAGGTCTGTTCTGTTAATCTTCGAGACGGGAGCAAGCTTCCTGCAGACATGGTTGTGATTGGTATAGGGATTCGTCCAAACACAAGTCTGTTTGAAGGCCAATTAACCATGGAAAAGGGGGGAATCAAAGTAAATGGCAAAATGCAATCGAGCAACAGCTCAGTCTATGCAATTGGGGATGTAGCTGCTTTTCCAGTCAAAATAGTCGGTGAAACGCGCAGGCTTGAGCATGTTGACTCTGCACGGAAGGCAGCGAGGCATGTCGTTGCCGCTATCATGGAACCTGAAAAGACGGGCGAATTCGACTATTTACCCTTCTTCTACTCCAGGGTCTTCACTTTGTCTTGGCAGTTTTATGGGGACAATGCGGGGGAAGTCGTCCATTTTGGAGACTTCACTGGAAATACTTTTGGAGCGTACTGGATGAACAAAGGCCATTTGGTCGGATCTTTTCTCGAGGGTGGAACGAAGGAACAGTATGAGGCATTAGCCCAGGCCACGAGACTTAAACCAAAAATCGAAGACTTGGCTGAGCTCGAGAGCCAGGGTTTGGAATACGCCTTATCCGTGATCCAGAAACCTCCGTCTACACGCTCAGCAGAAGTCGGTGGCTCTACTCTCGTCCTCGACAAACCACTGCACGTGTGGCATGCTACTGCAGGGGTTATTGTCGCCGCATCTGTGGCGGCCTTCGCATACTGGTATGGGAGAAAGCGCAAGAGGTGGTGAAAAGTTACCTTCTGCTTCTTTGAAGATTCATTATTGTATAATGCACTTCACCTGTTGTAGCATTTTGTATGTCAAGAGAAAAAGCTCAATACTCTTTGTGCAATTTATTTTCATTCAGAAAGAGAGGAAGTTTAATCAATATCAATACATTGTTCTCGAACTTGTTCGAGTTTGAGGCAGCTACATCCTACATGTAATGAAGTAATTA harbors:
- the LOC131008693 gene encoding monodehydroascorbate reductase 4, peroxisomal, which codes for MGRAFVYVIIGGGVAAGYAAHEFVQAGVSFGELCIISEEPVAPYERPALSKGYLLPEAPARLPSFHCCVGTNGERLAPKWYNDNGIELILGTRVKSADVRRKTLLTATGETISYKYLIVATGARALKLEEFGVNALDAPNVCYLRDVADADRLVDVMRSCSGGHAVVIGGGYIGMECAASLVINSLNVTMVFPEAQCMARLFTPKIAAFYEEFYQSKGVKFVKGTVLTSFDFNADGKVCSVNLRDGSKLPADMVVIGIGIRPNTSLFEGQLTMEKGGIKVNGKMQSSNSSVYAIGDVAAFPVKIVGETRRLEHVDSARKAARHVVAAIMEPEKTGEFDYLPFFYSRVFTLSWQFYGDNAGEVVHFGDFTGNTFGAYWMNKGHLVGSFLEGGTKEQYEALAQATRLKPKIEDLAELESQGLEYALSVIQKPPSTRSAEVGGSTLVLDKPLHVWHATAGVIVAASVAAFAYWYGRKRKRW